The Mixophyes fleayi isolate aMixFle1 chromosome 1, aMixFle1.hap1, whole genome shotgun sequence genome includes a region encoding these proteins:
- the GNPDA2 gene encoding glucosamine-6-phosphate deaminase 2, with protein MRLVILDDYALASEWAAKYICNRIIQFNPGPDNYFTIGLPTGSTPLGCYKKLIEYHKSGDLSFKYVKTFNMDEYVGLPRNHPESYHSYMWNNFFKHIDIDPNNAHILDGNATDLQVECEEFEKKIKEAGGIELFVGGIGPDGHIAFNEPGSSLVSRTRLKTLAMDTILANAKYFDGSLSKVPTMALTVGVGTVMDAKEVMILITGAHKAFALYKAIEEGVNHMWTVSAFQQHPRTIFVCDEDATLELRVKTVKYFKGLMHVHNKLVEPLHSMKKN; from the exons ATGAGACTAGTAATTCTTGATGACTATGCCCTGGCTAGCGAGTGGGCAGCTAAGTACATATGTAATCGTATCATTCAGTTCAATCCTGGACCTGACAATTATTTCACGATTGGGTTACCCACAG GCAGCACCCCATTAGGATGTTACAAAAAACTTATTGAGTATCACAAAAGTGGTGACCTTTCATTTAAATACGTGAAGACATTTAATATGGATGAATATGTAG GACTACCTAGGAACCACCCTGAGAGTTACCATTCATACATGTGGAACAATTTCTTCAAGCACATCGATATTGACCCAAATAACGCACACATCCTGGATGGGAATGCCACTGACCTGCAGGTGGAATGTGAGGAGTTTGAGAAGAAAATCAAGGAAGCTGGAGGCATTGAGCTGTTTGTTGGAG GTATTGGTCCAGATGGCCATATTGCCTTTAATGAGCCTGGTTCTAGTTTGGTATCCAGAACAAGACTAAAGACTTTAGCAATGGACACTATTTTAGCAAATGCTAAATATTTTGATGGCAGTCTTTCGAAGGTCCCAACAATGGCCCTGACAGTTGGTGTGGGGACAGTAATGGATGCCAAAGAG GTGATGATCCTCATTACTGGCGCTCATAAAGCTTTTGCTCTGTACAAAGCCATAGAGGAGGGTGTGAACCACATGTGGACAGTGTCTGCTTTCCAGCAGCATCCCCGCACTATATTTGTCTGTGATGAAGATGCTACATTAGAGCTTCGAGTTAAAACTGTGAAATATTTTAAAG GTTTAATGCATGTACATAATAAACTTGTGGAACCATTGCACAGCATGAAGAAGAACTGA